DNA from Deltaproteobacteria bacterium:
AGCGACATCCTGTCCGGATCGCCCGCGAAGATCCCGGTGACCATCGGGTCGATCAGCTTCTCCAGCGCCTCGGGCCCCAGCCGCCTGCGCGCGAACTCCCCGAGCGACTCGTCCACCCCGCGCGGCGCCGCGGGCGCGAACAGCTCCCCGAGGATGCGGAGCCTCCCCGGAAGGGAGAGGAGCTTGGACCGGAAAAAGGCGGGCGGGGTCTCCGGGAGCCGGTGGAGCGTCCCGCCGGAGTAGATGAACCGCTTGCGGGCGAGGTCGGAGGAGCGCGACAGCCGCCCCTCGATCCCGAGCTCACGGACCAGCTCCATGCCGAACGGCTTGTTCGTCAGGAACCCGTTGGGTCCCCACTCCATGTGGAAACCGTCCTGCCGGATCGTGCGCATCTTCCCGCCGGGCACGGCTTCCGATTCCAGCAGGAGGATCTCCGCCTCGTTCCCCGCCTCGGCAAGATGGCGAACGAGGTAGTGCGCGGTGCAAAGCCCCGAGAGACCCGCTCCGACGATGACGATACGAGGCATCCGGTCACTCCGCCTTCAGCACGATGTCCTTCAGGGCGTCGATGAACCCGGGAGAGTCGTTCAGCGCGGGCGCCCGCAGGAACGATTGTATACCCGCCGAGCGCGCGTGGGCGGCGAGGCGGATGTCCAGCTCGTGGAGCGTCTCGACGTGGTCGGAGACGAAGCTCACCGGCACGACGACCAGCGTCCTCACCCCCTCGCGGGCCAGCCGCGTCACCTCGGAGACCGTGTCGGGGGAAAGCCATGCGGCCCGCCCCGCGCGGCTCTGGTACGAGAGGCCGTGCGGCACCCCGGGGAAGCTCCGCATCACCGCCGCCACCGTCCGCTCCGTTTCCGCCCGGTACGGGTCGCCCGCGTCGATCAGCGCCTGCGGGACGCCGTGGGCGCTGAAGAGGAGGAACATCGACTCGCGGTCCGCCGCCCGGATCGCCGCGGAGACCGTCTCCGCGAGCGCGGCGACGTATTTCGGGTGGTCGGGGTAGGAGCGGACCTCGGTCACCGGGAAGGAGCAGCCGGCCCACGACAACCACCGTCGCAGGTCCGAAAGGCTGGAACCGGTCGTCGCGGCGCAATATTGCGGGTAGAG
Protein-coding regions in this window:
- the hemH gene encoding ferrochelatase gives rise to the protein MGGPDSLSAIRPFLARLFSDRELIRLPAAAVTQPLFAWIVSGLRARKVRRYYEEIGGGSPIAALTEAQRYALQEALEATGAPFKVYVAMRYWHPLAKHAALEMKEDGVTRAIALPLYPQYCAATTGSSLSDLRRWLSWAGCSFPVTEVRSYPDHPKYVAALAETVSAAIRAADRESMFLLFSAHGVPQALIDAGDPYRAETERTVAAVMRSFPGVPHGLSYQSRAGRAAWLSPDTVSEVTRLAREGVRTLVVVPVSFVSDHVETLHELDIRLAAHARSAGIQSFLRAPALNDSPGFIDALKDIVLKAE
- the hemG gene encoding protoporphyrinogen oxidase, which gives rise to MPRIVIVGAGLSGLCTAHYLVRHLAEAGNEAEILLLESEAVPGGKMRTIRQDGFHMEWGPNGFLTNKPFGMELVRELGIEGRLSRSSDLARKRFIYSGGTLHRLPETPPAFFRSKLLSLPGRLRILGELFAPAAPRGVDESLGEFARRRLGPEALEKLIDPMVTGIFAGDPDRMSL